Proteins encoded by one window of Mycolicibacterium cosmeticum:
- the tig gene encoding trigger factor, which translates to MKSTVEKLSPTRVRINVEVPFAELEPDFDRAFKQLAQQIRLPGFRPGKAPRKLLEARIGRGAVLEQVVNDALPSRYSEAVTSAEVQPLGQPEIEVTKLEDNAELVFTAEVDVRPEIELPDLGALTFTVDPIEVGDDEVDTELQNLRARFGTLTGVDRPAAEGDFVSIDLSATVDGEDVPEAKTEGLSHEIGSGQLIEGLDEAIIGLKADESKVFTTTLVAGPHAGQEAEVTVKVNSVKQRELPEADDEFAQLASEFDTIDELKENLVEQVRRAKRIQQAEQIRDKALETLLAEVEVPLPEAIVQAQIDDTLHNAIHGLDHDESKFEESLTEQGSSREEFDADNRSNAEKAVKTQLLMDAIADKLDIQVGQADLTERLVLMSRQYGLEPQQLLGFLQQNNQLPAMFADVRRGLTIAAVVHGATVTDTDGNVIDTAEFFGPSGGAEGADAEGEPAADDAVAADDAEKAEKKAAKKAEKQADDKAEAKDDDKAEAKDDDKGDDADE; encoded by the coding sequence GTGAAAAGCACGGTCGAGAAGCTGAGCCCCACCCGGGTTCGGATCAACGTCGAGGTTCCCTTCGCCGAGCTGGAGCCGGACTTCGACCGGGCCTTCAAGCAGCTGGCCCAGCAGATCCGGCTGCCCGGGTTCCGGCCCGGCAAGGCGCCGCGCAAGCTCCTGGAGGCCCGCATCGGCCGCGGTGCGGTGCTGGAGCAGGTGGTCAACGATGCGCTGCCGAGCCGCTACAGCGAGGCGGTCACCAGTGCCGAGGTGCAGCCCCTCGGGCAGCCCGAGATCGAGGTGACCAAGCTCGAGGACAACGCGGAGCTGGTGTTCACCGCCGAGGTGGACGTCCGCCCGGAGATCGAGCTGCCCGACCTCGGGGCGCTCACCTTCACCGTCGACCCGATCGAGGTCGGCGACGACGAGGTCGACACCGAACTGCAGAACCTGCGGGCCCGCTTCGGCACCCTGACCGGTGTCGACCGCCCCGCGGCCGAGGGGGACTTCGTCTCCATCGATCTGTCGGCCACCGTCGACGGCGAGGACGTGCCCGAGGCCAAGACCGAAGGGCTGTCCCACGAGATCGGCTCGGGTCAGCTCATCGAGGGCCTGGACGAGGCGATCATCGGTCTGAAGGCCGATGAGAGCAAGGTCTTCACCACCACCCTGGTCGCCGGCCCGCATGCCGGTCAGGAGGCCGAGGTGACGGTCAAGGTGAACTCCGTCAAGCAGCGCGAGCTGCCCGAGGCTGACGACGAATTCGCCCAGCTGGCAAGCGAATTCGACACCATCGACGAGCTCAAGGAAAACCTCGTCGAGCAGGTCCGCCGCGCCAAGCGCATCCAGCAGGCCGAGCAGATCCGCGACAAGGCGCTGGAGACCCTGCTCGCCGAGGTCGAGGTGCCGCTGCCCGAGGCGATCGTGCAGGCCCAGATCGACGACACCCTGCACAACGCCATCCACGGGCTGGACCACGATGAGAGCAAGTTCGAGGAGTCGCTGACCGAGCAGGGCAGCAGCCGCGAGGAGTTCGACGCCGACAACCGCAGCAACGCCGAGAAGGCCGTCAAGACGCAGTTGCTCATGGACGCCATCGCCGACAAGCTCGACATCCAGGTCGGACAGGCCGACCTGACCGAGCGGCTGGTGCTCATGTCGCGCCAGTACGGGCTGGAGCCGCAGCAGCTGCTGGGCTTCCTGCAGCAGAACAACCAGCTGCCGGCCATGTTCGCCGACGTGCGGCGCGGCCTGACCATCGCCGCGGTGGTGCACGGGGCCACGGTCACCGACACCGACGGAAACGTCATCGACACCGCCGAGTTCTTCGGACCGTCCGGCGGTGCCGAGGGTGCCGACGCCGAGGGTGAGCCGGCCGCGGACGACGCGGTGGCCGCCGACGACGCCGAGAAGGCCGAGAAGAAGGCGGCCAAGAAGGCCGAGAAGCAGGCTGACGACAAGGCTGAAGCCAAGGATGA
- a CDS encoding metal-dependent hydrolase translates to MTHQRLVDPSPIDEFAPEEVALRPRDARFTWENTPLHWMPGDPYGSHAATTLNLFLPVAERWFAKLLTDALEYVRDERLREQIIGFIGQEAIHARTHDDVLVQFVRRHGIDPTPFLKQLDWVAGQYDKRMERVTGPGRRKALTSGTHALSAAEHFTGVLGHWSLNNSWDSLGVDPTMADLLRWHGAEEVEHRHVSYNVAKYFGMDYFAQAAAGIMVSAVFFGLSLRGIKFLVHEDPSLPNLGYLRLAWKLRASGKRGSIPTVPYLVRSGLKLLRRDYSPVDEGSTAQAVAYLSASPAARAMAE, encoded by the coding sequence GTGACTCACCAGCGGCTCGTCGACCCGAGCCCGATAGACGAATTCGCCCCCGAAGAAGTGGCGCTGCGCCCCAGGGACGCCAGGTTCACCTGGGAGAACACGCCCCTGCACTGGATGCCGGGCGACCCGTACGGCTCGCACGCGGCGACCACGCTGAATCTGTTCCTGCCGGTGGCCGAGCGCTGGTTCGCGAAGTTGCTGACCGACGCGCTGGAGTACGTGCGCGACGAACGGCTGCGCGAGCAGATCATCGGCTTCATCGGCCAGGAGGCGATCCACGCCCGCACCCATGACGACGTGCTGGTGCAGTTCGTCCGCCGGCACGGCATCGATCCGACACCGTTCCTCAAGCAGCTGGACTGGGTGGCCGGTCAGTACGACAAGCGGATGGAACGGGTCACCGGTCCGGGCCGGCGCAAGGCGCTGACCTCGGGCACCCACGCGCTCAGCGCCGCCGAGCACTTCACCGGCGTGCTCGGCCACTGGTCACTGAACAATTCGTGGGACAGCCTCGGGGTGGACCCCACCATGGCCGACCTGCTGCGCTGGCACGGCGCCGAAGAGGTGGAACACCGGCACGTGTCCTACAACGTCGCCAAGTACTTCGGCATGGACTACTTCGCGCAGGCGGCGGCGGGCATCATGGTCAGCGCGGTGTTCTTCGGGCTGAGCCTGCGCGGCATCAAGTTCCTGGTGCACGAGGATCCGTCCCTGCCCAACCTCGGCTATCTGCGGCTGGCGTGGAAGCTGCGGGCGTCCGGCAAGCGCGGGTCGATCCCGACGGTGCCGTATCTGGTGCGGTCGGGGCTGAAGCTGCTGCGCCGGGATTACTCGCCGGTCGACGAGGGCAGCACCGCGCAGGCGGTCGCCTACCTGTCCGCCTCCCCCGCCGCCCGCGCCATGGCCGAATGA
- a CDS encoding PDR/VanB family oxidoreductase: MTRLSLRALLKPYVGDPPAGLYRTKAPDLLIRIAGAAVPHFLSVVTRLGGDAELPELPAAVNRTTMRIADRRTVAADGQVVALTLTPLDEHPLPRWNPGAHIDVHLPSGLTRQYSLCGDPQRRDEYRIAVRHSPEGGGGSIEVHGLTVGAHIEVSDPRNAFMMPVPGSASRTTRLRFIAGGIGITPILPMVRLAERRGTPWTLCYTGRSRAALAFLDELLPYGDKVQLRTDDVHGLPTAEALVDDVDPSTAVYVCGPPPMIDAVLRAIPVDSGVEVHSERFSAAPVVDGAPFELELARSGAVVGVGAEQSALAALRNAVPSVAYSCQQGYCGTCVQRVVSGAVDHRDRLLTAEQRELGQMLVCVSRAEQAGDRLVLDL, translated from the coding sequence ATGACCCGGCTGTCGCTGCGCGCACTGCTCAAGCCCTACGTCGGGGATCCGCCAGCCGGGCTGTATCGCACCAAGGCTCCGGATTTGTTGATTCGCATCGCGGGGGCCGCCGTGCCGCATTTCCTGTCGGTGGTGACGCGCCTCGGCGGTGATGCCGAACTCCCGGAACTGCCGGCCGCGGTGAACCGCACGACGATGCGGATCGCCGACCGGCGAACCGTCGCGGCCGACGGCCAGGTGGTCGCGCTGACGCTCACACCGTTGGACGAGCACCCGTTGCCACGCTGGAATCCGGGCGCCCACATCGACGTACACCTGCCCTCCGGCCTCACCCGGCAGTACTCGTTGTGCGGTGACCCGCAACGGCGCGACGAGTACCGAATTGCCGTGCGGCACAGCCCAGAAGGCGGCGGCGGGTCGATCGAAGTGCACGGCCTGACGGTCGGCGCCCACATCGAGGTGAGCGATCCGCGCAACGCCTTCATGATGCCCGTGCCCGGATCGGCGTCGCGCACGACGCGGCTGCGTTTCATCGCAGGCGGGATCGGCATCACCCCGATCCTGCCGATGGTGCGGCTGGCCGAACGCCGAGGGACACCGTGGACGTTGTGCTACACGGGCCGCAGCCGGGCCGCGCTGGCGTTCCTGGACGAACTGCTGCCCTACGGCGACAAGGTGCAGCTGCGCACCGACGACGTGCACGGGCTGCCCACCGCGGAGGCGCTGGTGGACGACGTCGACCCGAGCACTGCGGTGTACGTGTGCGGGCCACCCCCGATGATCGACGCCGTCCTGCGGGCCATTCCGGTGGACTCGGGCGTGGAGGTGCACAGTGAGCGCTTCAGCGCCGCGCCGGTGGTCGACGGCGCACCCTTCGAGCTGGAACTGGCCCGCAGTGGCGCGGTGGTCGGCGTGGGCGCGGAGCAGAGCGCACTGGCGGCGCTGCGCAATGCCGTTCCGAGCGTGGCCTATTCGTGCCAGCAGGGGTACTGCGGTACCTGCGTGCAACGCGTGGTTTCCGGAGCGGTGGATCATCGCGACCGGCTGCTCACCGCCGAGCAGCGGGAACTGGGCCAGATGCTGGTGTGCGTGTCCCGGGCCGAGCAGGCCGGCGATCGGCTGGTGCTGGATCTCTGA
- a CDS encoding alkane 1-monooxygenase — protein sequence MNWRDPKRYLWLLVPATPGMVALSWLLVWTTGWTPFWWTGAVLTFVVMPIVDHVLGRDTRHRAPDEALAALEGDRYYRAATHLYLPAQYLSLIFACWLWAGGGWLHIAPVGKLGLMVATGVVGGVANNAAHELGHKRGRAERWLSKVALAQTCYGQFYVEHNRGHHVRVATAEDPASARFRENVYGFAVRSVTGSTRSAWRLEAKRLARKGHSRWSVRNDVLNAWLLSAAMLVGLTVWFGAVDLPWLAGQAVVGIFLLEAMNFVSHYGLRRRRLASGRYEPLRPAHCWNSTAVMTNVFLLHLQRHSDHHLHPLRRFQAVRDTEQAPQLPGGYVAMLVLSLCPPLWRRVMDPRVLEVYGGDISLTALRPRDAKRIARPQVRGDQG from the coding sequence GTGAACTGGCGGGACCCGAAGCGATATCTATGGCTGCTGGTACCGGCAACCCCGGGCATGGTCGCGCTGTCCTGGCTCCTGGTGTGGACGACGGGCTGGACACCGTTTTGGTGGACGGGCGCCGTCTTGACCTTCGTGGTCATGCCGATCGTCGACCACGTGCTCGGCCGCGATACCCGGCACCGCGCACCGGACGAGGCGCTGGCGGCGCTGGAGGGCGACCGGTACTACCGGGCGGCCACCCACCTGTACCTGCCCGCCCAATACCTGTCGCTGATCTTCGCCTGCTGGTTGTGGGCGGGCGGAGGTTGGCTGCACATCGCCCCCGTCGGCAAGCTCGGCCTGATGGTGGCCACCGGCGTGGTGGGCGGCGTCGCCAACAATGCCGCCCACGAACTCGGCCACAAGCGCGGCCGGGCCGAGCGCTGGCTCAGCAAGGTGGCCCTGGCGCAGACCTGCTACGGGCAGTTCTACGTGGAGCACAACCGCGGCCACCACGTCCGGGTGGCCACCGCCGAGGATCCGGCCAGTGCCCGGTTCCGGGAGAACGTGTACGGGTTCGCGGTGCGGTCGGTGACGGGCAGCACCCGTTCGGCGTGGCGGCTGGAAGCCAAACGCCTTGCCCGCAAAGGCCACTCGAGGTGGTCGGTGCGCAACGACGTGCTCAACGCCTGGTTGTTGAGTGCCGCGATGCTGGTGGGGCTGACGGTCTGGTTCGGCGCGGTGGATCTACCCTGGCTGGCCGGTCAAGCCGTGGTGGGGATTTTCCTGCTGGAGGCGATGAACTTCGTGTCGCACTACGGTTTACGCCGGCGGCGGCTGGCGTCCGGACGATACGAGCCACTGCGCCCGGCGCACTGCTGGAACAGCACCGCCGTGATGACGAATGTCTTTCTGCTGCATCTGCAGCGGCATTCCGATCACCATCTGCATCCGCTGCGCCGCTTCCAGGCGGTGCGCGACACTGAACAGGCGCCGCAGCTGCCCGGCGGCTACGTCGCGATGCTCGTGCTGTCGCTGTGTCCGCCGCTGTGGCGGCGGGTGATGGATCCGCGGGTACTGGAGGTCTACGGCGGTGACATCAGCCTGACCGCGCTGCGGCCGCGCGATGCGAAACGCATCGCGCGGCCGCAGGTTCGGGGCGATCAGGGCTGA
- a CDS encoding cellulase family glycosylhydrolase: protein MAATLMGAAAPTAPTPTALRQASYDVALAAAIDTSADAVGIAESQLYFMTPEEVNTALDTMQSLGVTQFRMFVPWRAVEPAPGVYDWTNVDKVIDAAEARGMAVLAAVTSTPTWASDNQTSAYGAPNDPADFGTFMGALATRYGAGTGDPETARISAYEIWNEPQSYVFWNPKPDPAAYTELLKAAYTAIKAVDPSGTVVGGVVTAGRTIGDINISPVEFVQDMYAAGAAGYFDALSYHPYNYDWKFGDGVGNPISAEGQLQAMRDLMDQNGDADKLIWTSEYGLPTSYVSEAQQADFIDDFMDTWSTLDGVGPMFIYSLVDQNSASTEVEDTWGLFRDDWTPKQAAAVVRNWIAEHGGQIPDLQPTDPVVAPVTAPVTETATTTDPAQSWADSVAAAWASWTASVQQALNPDAAAAPTAPVASTATADTAATSPAATATATTLSTFSAPAESAPADTTATLRMAPAEASPAAPETSTATSTATTEPTTAAADVSPATADSLRAPLIAATEAEPDQVATERDSETATTPQAEPTRATPATAATPATPAQPATSTGPATPATPATPATPASDARDAAASQTATRTQQRDSGTANRRAEHRDRAGADRSAGTDAGDRAPQRSRTAAQP, encoded by the coding sequence TTGGCGGCCACCCTGATGGGGGCGGCGGCGCCGACCGCCCCGACGCCGACCGCGCTGCGTCAGGCGTCCTACGACGTCGCGCTCGCCGCGGCGATCGACACCTCGGCCGATGCGGTCGGTATCGCCGAGTCCCAGCTGTATTTCATGACGCCGGAGGAGGTGAACACCGCACTGGACACCATGCAGTCACTCGGTGTCACGCAGTTCCGGATGTTCGTGCCCTGGCGCGCGGTGGAACCGGCGCCGGGGGTCTATGACTGGACCAACGTGGACAAGGTGATCGACGCTGCCGAGGCTCGCGGCATGGCTGTCCTTGCCGCGGTCACCAGCACGCCGACGTGGGCATCCGACAACCAGACCTCGGCCTATGGGGCGCCGAACGATCCCGCGGACTTCGGCACCTTCATGGGCGCCCTGGCCACCCGCTACGGCGCGGGCACGGGCGACCCGGAGACCGCGCGCATCTCGGCGTACGAGATCTGGAACGAACCGCAGAGCTACGTGTTCTGGAATCCGAAGCCGGACCCCGCCGCGTACACCGAGTTGCTCAAGGCGGCGTACACGGCGATCAAGGCGGTCGACCCCAGCGGCACCGTCGTGGGTGGCGTGGTGACGGCCGGGCGGACGATCGGGGACATCAACATCAGCCCCGTCGAATTCGTCCAGGACATGTATGCCGCCGGTGCGGCCGGGTACTTCGACGCGCTGTCGTATCACCCGTACAACTACGACTGGAAGTTCGGCGACGGGGTCGGCAACCCGATTTCGGCGGAAGGTCAGTTGCAGGCCATGCGCGACCTGATGGACCAGAACGGTGACGCGGACAAGCTCATCTGGACGAGTGAGTACGGCCTCCCCACCTCGTACGTCTCGGAGGCGCAGCAGGCCGACTTCATCGACGACTTCATGGACACCTGGTCGACGCTGGACGGCGTGGGGCCGATGTTCATCTACTCGTTGGTGGACCAGAACTCGGCCTCGACCGAGGTGGAGGACACCTGGGGCCTGTTCCGTGATGACTGGACGCCCAAGCAGGCCGCCGCCGTGGTGCGGAACTGGATCGCCGAGCATGGTGGGCAGATTCCGGATCTGCAGCCGACCGATCCGGTGGTGGCGCCGGTGACGGCGCCGGTGACCGAGACGGCGACGACGACCGATCCGGCGCAGAGTTGGGCCGATTCCGTGGCCGCCGCCTGGGCCAGCTGGACGGCGTCGGTGCAGCAGGCCCTGAACCCGGACGCCGCTGCGGCGCCCACCGCTCCGGTTGCGTCGACGGCCACGGCCGACACGGCGGCGACCTCGCCCGCGGCCACGGCCACGGCCACGACGCTGTCGACGTTCAGTGCCCCGGCCGAGAGCGCCCCGGCGGATACCACCGCGACGCTGCGGATGGCGCCCGCCGAAGCAAGCCCGGCGGCTCCTGAAACCTCTACCGCAACCTCCACCGCCACAACGGAACCGACCACGGCAGCTGCCGATGTCAGCCCGGCCACCGCGGATTCGTTGCGGGCGCCACTGATCGCGGCCACCGAGGCGGAGCCCGATCAAGTTGCCACAGAGCGAGATTCGGAGACCGCGACGACGCCGCAGGCCGAGCCCACCCGAGCGACACCCGCCACTGCCGCAACCCCGGCCACCCCGGCGCAGCCCGCCACGTCGACCGGCCCGGCCACGCCGGCGACCCCGGCGACACCGGCCACCCCGGCGAGCGACGCGCGGGACGCTGCTGCGAGCCAGACGGCCACCCGGACGCAGCAGCGGGACTCGGGCACGGCGAACCGTCGCGCCGAGCACCGGGACCGCGCTGGCGCGGACCGGTCGGCCGGAACGGACGCGGGGGATCGTGCCCCGCAGCGCAGCCGGACCGCGGCTCAGCCCTGA
- a CDS encoding cation:proton antiporter — translation MELILVVVGAILVTAIAHRRGFEPALMIVVVGIAVSFLPGFEAPELDSHILLTVVLPPLLYSAALDFSFPTFLRNIRPILGLGVGLVVISAFTVAAVSSWLALVPLTFGTALVLGAIVAPPDAVTAVAVGRKLGLPKRVMAILTGESLINDAAALALFSVAVAQVAGSHTFIENPFLLFGYSAVVGPLVGAALGYVTLWIRRRLANPGLETVQGLVVPFAAFITAEELHASGVLAVVVAGFVVGNGTLDAGYQTRLQERYVWNSVDVLLEAFVFAYIGLHLRFVLEDLREAHESLVEVAIASAIVLAIVLAIRPLSVFAMFGRNKLFRHVETRLSVPAPERGRGALGTRRKPPGKWRSRIDRRTLSWQENVVVSWTGMRGVVTLAAAAAIPATTIEGDPFPERATIQAIAFVVSVGTLLIQGWSLPWLIRRLQLSRFNDDHAADREEEVKAERVVHAAADRVLAEFRDNPPEGMDPQVLAEIRTAIARHSEDVEEMPDPEAPTKRAKVFSALYRDVLSAQRAALIAERDEGRIEDEAVRAMLERLDLQEAGVSSRLESRL, via the coding sequence GTGGAACTGATCCTCGTCGTCGTCGGCGCCATCCTGGTCACCGCCATCGCCCACCGCCGCGGCTTCGAACCCGCACTGATGATCGTGGTCGTCGGCATCGCCGTATCGTTCCTGCCGGGATTCGAAGCCCCCGAACTCGATTCACACATCCTGTTGACGGTGGTGCTCCCGCCGCTGCTGTATTCGGCCGCGCTGGACTTCTCGTTCCCGACGTTCCTGCGCAACATCCGCCCGATCCTGGGTCTGGGTGTCGGCCTGGTCGTGATCAGCGCGTTCACCGTCGCCGCGGTGTCCTCCTGGTTGGCCTTGGTGCCGTTGACCTTCGGCACGGCGCTGGTGCTCGGTGCCATCGTGGCGCCGCCGGACGCCGTCACCGCCGTCGCGGTGGGCCGCAAGCTCGGCCTGCCCAAACGCGTGATGGCCATCCTCACCGGTGAGAGTCTGATCAACGACGCCGCCGCGCTGGCGTTGTTCTCGGTGGCCGTCGCGCAGGTGGCCGGCAGCCACACCTTCATCGAAAACCCGTTCCTGCTCTTCGGGTACAGCGCGGTGGTCGGGCCGCTGGTCGGCGCGGCGCTCGGCTACGTGACGCTGTGGATCCGCCGCCGGCTGGCCAACCCGGGGCTGGAGACCGTGCAGGGCCTGGTGGTGCCGTTCGCGGCCTTCATCACCGCCGAGGAACTGCACGCCTCCGGGGTGCTGGCCGTCGTGGTCGCCGGTTTCGTGGTGGGCAACGGGACCCTCGACGCGGGGTATCAGACCCGGCTGCAGGAGCGCTACGTGTGGAACTCCGTCGATGTCCTGCTGGAGGCGTTCGTCTTCGCCTATATCGGTCTGCATCTGCGGTTCGTGCTGGAGGATCTGCGCGAAGCCCACGAGTCACTGGTCGAGGTGGCGATCGCGTCCGCGATCGTGCTGGCGATCGTGCTCGCGATCCGGCCATTGTCGGTGTTCGCGATGTTCGGCCGCAACAAGCTGTTCCGGCACGTGGAGACCCGGCTCAGTGTGCCCGCACCCGAACGCGGCCGCGGCGCGCTGGGTACCCGGCGCAAGCCGCCGGGCAAATGGCGATCACGCATCGACCGCCGCACGCTGTCCTGGCAGGAGAACGTCGTGGTGTCGTGGACCGGGATGCGCGGCGTGGTCACCCTCGCCGCGGCGGCCGCGATCCCCGCGACGACCATCGAAGGTGACCCGTTTCCGGAGCGCGCCACCATCCAGGCCATCGCCTTCGTGGTGAGTGTGGGGACCCTGCTGATCCAGGGCTGGTCGCTGCCGTGGCTGATCCGGCGGCTGCAGCTGTCCCGGTTCAACGACGATCACGCCGCCGACCGGGAAGAGGAGGTCAAGGCCGAACGCGTGGTGCATGCCGCGGCCGACCGGGTGCTCGCGGAGTTCCGCGACAACCCGCCCGAGGGGATGGACCCGCAGGTGCTCGCCGAGATCCGCACGGCGATCGCCAGGCACTCGGAGGATGTCGAGGAGATGCCCGATCCCGAGGCGCCGACCAAACGCGCGAAGGTGTTCTCGGCGCTCTACCGCGACGTGCTCTCGGCGCAACGGGCGGCGCTCATCGCCGAGCGTGACGAAGGCCGGATCGAGGACGAAGCCGTGCGGGCCATGCTGGAGCGGCTGGATCTGCAGGAGGCCGGGGTGTCGTCCCGCCTGGAGAGCCGGCTCTAG
- a CDS encoding Fpg/Nei family DNA glycosylase, with protein MPEGHTLHRLARLHQKRFGRAPVTVSSPQGKFADAAAVNGQVLRKADAWGKHLFHHYAGGAVVHVHLGLYGSFTEWPLPPERTQPLPVGQVRMRMVGAEYGTDLRGPTVCELIDEPSVDDVVARLGPDPLRSDADPDLAWKRIAKSRRTIGGLLMDQTVLAGVGNVYRSELLFRHRIDPYRPGTQLDATEFGDMWTDLVALMKVGVRRGKIVVVRPEDDHGAPSYREGRPRTYVYRRAGDPCRVCGTTIRTAELEARNVFWCPNCQS; from the coding sequence ATGCCAGAGGGGCACACCCTGCACCGGCTGGCCCGGCTGCACCAGAAGCGATTCGGGCGCGCACCGGTGACGGTGTCCAGCCCGCAGGGCAAGTTCGCCGACGCCGCCGCCGTGAACGGACAGGTGCTGCGCAAGGCCGACGCCTGGGGTAAACACCTGTTCCACCACTACGCCGGCGGTGCGGTGGTGCACGTGCACCTCGGGCTGTACGGCAGCTTCACCGAGTGGCCGCTGCCCCCGGAAAGGACCCAGCCGCTGCCGGTGGGCCAGGTCCGGATGCGGATGGTGGGCGCCGAGTACGGCACGGACCTGCGCGGGCCCACCGTCTGCGAGCTGATCGACGAGCCCAGCGTGGACGACGTGGTGGCCCGGCTGGGCCCGGACCCGCTGCGGTCCGATGCCGACCCAGATCTGGCATGGAAGCGAATCGCCAAGTCCCGCAGGACCATCGGCGGACTGCTGATGGACCAGACGGTGCTGGCCGGGGTCGGCAACGTGTATCGCAGCGAACTGCTGTTCCGGCATCGGATCGACCCGTACCGCCCCGGCACCCAGCTCGACGCAACCGAGTTCGGTGACATGTGGACCGATCTGGTGGCGCTGATGAAGGTCGGGGTGCGGCGCGGGAAGATCGTCGTCGTGCGCCCGGAGGACGATCACGGTGCGCCGTCGTACCGGGAGGGCCGCCCGCGCACCTACGTGTACCGCAGGGCCGGTGATCCGTGCCGGGTGTGCGGCACCACCATCCGCACCGCCGAGCTGGAGGCGCGCAACGTCTTCTGGTGCCCGAACTGCCAGTCCTGA
- a CDS encoding ribose-5-phosphate isomerase: MRVYLGADHAGFEFKKTIIDHLLKSGHEPIDCGAYAYDADDDYPAFCIAAAVKTVADPESLGIVLGGSGNGEQIAANKVPGARCALAWSVETAQLARQHNNAQLIGIGGRMHTTEEALAIVDAFLSTPWSEAERHQRRIDILAQYEKDHIAPPVPGAPA; the protein is encoded by the coding sequence ATGCGCGTCTACCTCGGTGCCGACCACGCCGGATTCGAATTCAAGAAAACGATCATCGACCACCTGCTCAAGAGCGGCCACGAGCCGATCGACTGCGGCGCCTACGCCTACGACGCCGACGACGACTACCCGGCGTTCTGCATCGCCGCCGCCGTCAAGACCGTCGCGGACCCGGAGAGCCTCGGCATCGTGCTCGGCGGCTCGGGCAACGGCGAACAGATCGCTGCCAACAAGGTCCCCGGCGCGCGGTGTGCCCTGGCCTGGAGTGTCGAGACCGCGCAGCTGGCCCGCCAGCACAACAACGCCCAGCTGATCGGCATCGGTGGCCGCATGCACACCACCGAGGAGGCGCTGGCCATCGTCGACGCCTTCCTGTCCACCCCGTGGTCGGAAGCCGAGCGGCACCAGCGCCGGATCGACATCCTGGCCCAGTACGAGAAGGACCACATCGCGCCGCCGGTCCCCGGCGCCCCCGCCTGA
- a CDS encoding TetR/AcrR family transcriptional regulator, whose protein sequence is MAERVDARRNRARLLTAAAAAFAASDGPVSLEAIARDAGVGIGTLYRHFPTREALIEAVYSTELAEVAASADDLLRRHRPAPALRQWMDRYATFVAAKRGMAESLQAMFASGVVQPSQTRDAIVGAVSALLGAGARDGSLRDDVDPDDVVTSMLGVVLASRSTQQAARLLDLLVDGLVVKR, encoded by the coding sequence ATGGCGGAACGGGTCGATGCCCGGCGCAACCGGGCCCGGCTGCTGACGGCCGCGGCCGCGGCCTTCGCCGCGTCCGACGGGCCGGTCTCGCTGGAGGCGATCGCCCGCGACGCCGGCGTCGGCATCGGCACGCTGTATCGGCACTTCCCGACCCGGGAGGCGCTGATCGAGGCGGTGTACTCCACCGAGCTCGCCGAGGTCGCGGCGTCGGCCGACGACCTGTTGCGGCGGCACCGCCCGGCGCCCGCGCTGCGGCAGTGGATGGACCGGTATGCCACCTTCGTCGCGGCCAAGCGCGGGATGGCCGAATCGCTGCAGGCGATGTTCGCCTCCGGTGTCGTGCAACCCAGCCAGACCAGGGACGCCATCGTCGGGGCGGTGTCGGCCCTGCTCGGTGCGGGCGCGCGGGACGGCAGCCTGCGCGACGACGTCGACCCCGACGACGTCGTCACCAGCATGTTGGGCGTCGTGCTGGCCAGCCGATCCACCCAGCAGGCGGCCCGCCTGCTCGACCTCCTGGTCGACGGTCTGGTGGTGAAACGCTGA